In one Bactrocera tryoni isolate S06 chromosome 5, CSIRO_BtryS06_freeze2, whole genome shotgun sequence genomic region, the following are encoded:
- the LOC120778143 gene encoding protein TSSC4-like, whose product MQDFEAKRSALFACLDNASKELSGTALDQSQSANPTLDLVYRRGTPKKNRNLMSPDKSLSRMRGKESIFKKPEMPLSKCLKPRKVPDFKVNPQKWTKYSLADVDISDHTNTAAAFQFLKQMDEQLEARERQDGTSLETNAKIEFKKSSKIRKQMRDKEEDEVKDAEVDKPRLKGSRVVMPEYVVGQQRDTKKKKQVKSVENQTRAAGTLRLDHLQEDDEDTEEG is encoded by the exons atgcaagATTTCGAAGCAAAACGGAGTGCTCTATTCGCATGTCTTGATAATGCAAGTAAAGAATTATCTGGAACAGCTTTAGATCAAAGTCAGTCTGCAAACCCTACATTGGATCTGGTATATCGCCGCGGCACACCAAAAAAGAACAGGAACCTAATGTCTCCTGATAAAAGTCTATCACGAATGCGGGGAAAGGAAAGCATATTTAAGAAACCTGAGATGCCGTTATCAAAATGCTTGAAACCACGTAAAGTACCAGATTTTAAG GtcaatccacaaaaatggaCAAAGTACTCGCTGGCAGATGTGGATATTTCAGATCATACCAATACAGCCGCAGCATTCCAGTTCTTAAAACAAATGGATGAACAACTTGAAGCACGAGAACGACAAGACGGCACTTCCCTCGAAACGAATGCCAAAATTGAATTCAAGAAATCTAGCAAAATAAGAAAGCAGATGAGAGATAAGGAAGAAGACGAAGTTAAAGATGCTGAGGTTGACAAACCAAGACTTAAAGGGTCAAGAGTAGTTATGCCGGAATATGTTGTAGGGCAACAAAGAGATACAAAGAAGAAAAAGCAAGTAAAGTCCGTGGAAAATCAAACCCGTGCGGCAGGTACTTTAAGGCTCGATCACTTGCAAGAAGATGATGAAGATACTGAGGAGGGCTAA
- the LOC120778138 gene encoding probable tRNA N6-adenosine threonylcarbamoyltransferase — protein MVCALGIEGSANKIGVGIIRDGEVLANVRRTYVTPPGEGFLPKETAAHHRDFIHQLIKQALKESQLQPKDLDVICYTKGPGMAPPLLIGAIVARTLSLLWEIPLLGVNHCIGHIEMGRLITGALNPIVLYVSGGNTQVIAYSNKRYRIFGETIDIAVGNCLDRFARIIKLSNDPSPGYNIEQLAKSGKNYIKLPYVVKGMDVSFSGILSHIEDLADPSKKRNKRKKAEITVEEPEYTKEDLCYSLQETIFAMLVEITERAMAHCESNEVLIVGGVGCNERLQEMMRIMCEERGGKLFAIDERYCIDNGLMIAHAGAEMFRSGTRMPFEDSFVTQRYRTDEVLVTWRDD, from the exons ATGGTTTGTGCACTGGGTATTGAAGGAAGTGCAAATAAAATTGGCGTGGGCATAATACGTGATGGAGAAGTTTTAGCCAATGTGCGGCGTACCTATGTGACACCGCCGGGCGAAG GATTTTTACCCAAGGAGACTGCTGCGCACCATAGAGATTTCATTCATCAACTTATAAAACAAGCACTGAAAGAATCACAACTTCAACCAAAAGACTTGGATGTCATATGTTATACTAAAGGTCCTGGGATGGCGCCTCCACTTTTAATCGGTGCTATTGTAGCTCGAACACTTTCTTTATTGTGGGAAATACCACTTTTGGGAGTGAACCATTGTATTGGTCACATAGAAATGGGACGTCTAATAACAGGCGCCTTGAATCCGATTGTGCTCTATGTGAGTGGAGGCAATACACAAGTGATTGCATATTCTAATAAACGTTATCGTATTTTTGGTGAAACGATAGATATTGCCGTTGGCAATTGCCTCGACAGATTTGCGCGTATTATTAAACTATCTAATGATCCAAGTCCGGGTTATAATATCGAACAGTTAGCTAAGAGTGGAAAGAATTATATCAAACTTCCATACGTTGTCAAAG GCATGGATGTAAGTTTCTCAGGCATTCTCTCACACATTGAAGACCTTGCCGATCCTAGCAAAAAGCGCAACAAACGTAAGAAGGCGGAAATAACTGTCGAAGAACCAGAGTATACGAAGGAAGATCTTTGCTATTCATTACAAGAAACTATTTTTGCAATGCTGGTGGAAATTACGGAAAGAGCAATGGCACACTGCGAATCGAATGAG gTGCTGATTGTGGGCGGCGTGGGATGTAATGAACGTTTGCAAGAAATGATGCGCATTATGTGTGAAGAGCGTGGTGGAAAGTTATTCGCCATTGACGAGCGTTATTGTATTGATAATGGACTAATGATTGCACATGCAGGCGCCGAAATGTTCCGTTCAGGCACCCGCATGCCTTTCGAAGATTCATTTGTTACGCAACGTTATCGTACAGATGAAGTGCTGGTTACTTGGCGTGATGATTAA
- the LOC120778142 gene encoding alcohol dehydrogenase 2-like, with protein sequence MAFRDKNTVITGGASGIGLQVCKQLLANEASKVAIIDIQDNTEDISKLRAAHPSQTILLIKMDVANRQGIEKTYAELKKAFGSIDIVVNVAGIFNDQDVQRTILVNLGGIINSSLAALNVMSKEHGGNGGIVANMSSVVGLDPMFLLPVYAATKAGIINFTRCLGTDIYLNRTGIKFITICPGATITDMFTNFTEKILFADMGDESYRVLDRLNKQSATDVSRCILSALEKEKNGEVYIIEGKRLFPMEMKSYWRGIERELNE encoded by the exons ATGGCTTTCCGGGATAAAAACACTGTGATCACAGGTGGCGCCAGTGGCATTGGTTTGCAAGTGTGCAAGCAGCTACTGGCTAACGAGGCTTCG AAAGTCGCCATTATTGATATTCAAGACAACACAGAAGATATCTCCAAGTTGCGTGCAGCACATCCTTCACAAACCATTTTGCTAATCAAAATGGACGTGGCGAATAGACAAGGAATTGAGAAGACTTACGCAGAGCTTAAAAAAGCCTTTGGCTCGATTGATATTGTTGTGAATGTAGCTGGAATCTTTAACGACCAAGATGTGCAACGCACCATTTTGGTCAATTtg GGTGGTATCATCAATTCTTCACTCGCTGCGCTTAATGTGATGAGCAAGGAACATGGTGGCAATGGCGGCATTGTGGCTAATATGTCGTCTGTAGTTGGCTTGGATCCGATGTTTTTGCTGCCCGTGTATGCTGCCACCAAAGCAGGAATAATCAATTTCACACGCTGTTTGGGT ACGGACATTTACTTGAATCGCACTGGCATCAAGTTCATTACAATTTGTCCGGGTGCCACCATTACCGACATGTTCACCAATTTCACGGAGAAGATCCTGTTCGCCGATATGGGTGATGAGTCATACCGAGTGCTGGACCGTCTCAATAAGCAAAGTGCTACTGATGTATCACGTTGTATTCTTAGCGCTTTAGAAAAGGAGAAAAATGGCGAAGTGTACATAATCGAAGGAAAGCGGCTATTCCCAATGGAAATGAAGAGTTATTGGCGTGGCATTGAAAGGGAGttgaatgaataa